One part of the Bacteroidales bacterium genome encodes these proteins:
- a CDS encoding GIY-YIG nuclease family protein — protein MFYTYILYSDKLSVYYTGSSQNLEIRLQEHNRGKTTFAAKGMPWRLIYYKPFNTRTEAMTLERKIKKRGAQRLLNDLESKVG, from the coding sequence ATGTTTTATACTTATATACTGTATAGCGACAAACTTAGTGTTTACTATACTGGCTCCTCTCAAAATCTTGAGATAAGGCTTCAGGAGCACAACAGGGGTAAAACAACTTTTGCGGCGAAAGGAATGCCTTGGAGGCTTATCTACTATAAACCCTTTAACACTCGAACGGAAGCAATGACCCTTGAACGCAAAATCAAGAAGCGTGGTGCGCAAAGACTTCTTAACGATTTAGAGTCAAAAGTCGGATAG
- the trxB gene encoding thioredoxin-disulfide reductase codes for MELFKPLNNMDSNKNTSKKELPVERVKVLIIGSGPAGYTAAIYASRANLNPVLYEGIQPGGQLTTTTEVDNFPGYPNGITGPEMMEDLKKQATRLGADIRFGIATSADLSSQPYKITIDDEKIIETEALIIATGATAKYLGLESEEKYKGQGVSACATCDGFFYKGQEVAVVGGGDTAAEEATYLSGLCKKVYLIVRKPYLRASKAMQERVMKTPNIEVLFEHTTKEILGDVNGVTGVLLENISKGELAKKDITGFFVAIGHQPNSDIFKPWIETDEVGYIKTIPGTSKTNISGVFACGDVQDPHYRQAITAAGSGCMAAIDAERYIGERKF; via the coding sequence ATGGAACTATTTAAGCCATTGAATAATATGGATAGTAACAAGAATACTTCAAAGAAAGAGCTACCAGTTGAAAGAGTTAAAGTACTAATTATTGGTTCGGGGCCTGCAGGGTATACCGCTGCTATATATGCTTCGAGAGCAAACCTCAACCCTGTACTTTACGAGGGTATTCAACCTGGAGGGCAATTGACAACAACAACTGAGGTTGATAATTTTCCTGGTTATCCCAATGGGATTACTGGTCCAGAGATGATGGAAGATTTAAAGAAACAGGCTACTCGTCTTGGTGCTGATATTCGTTTTGGTATTGCAACATCTGCTGATTTATCATCGCAACCTTATAAAATAACAATTGATGACGAAAAAATTATTGAAACGGAAGCATTAATTATTGCTACTGGAGCAACTGCAAAATATTTAGGGCTAGAATCGGAGGAAAAATACAAGGGTCAAGGAGTTTCTGCCTGTGCTACCTGTGATGGTTTCTTCTATAAAGGACAGGAAGTAGCTGTTGTTGGCGGCGGCGATACTGCAGCAGAAGAAGCTACCTATCTTTCAGGGCTTTGTAAAAAAGTATACCTAATTGTTCGCAAACCATATTTACGCGCTTCAAAGGCAATGCAGGAGAGAGTGATGAAAACGCCTAACATTGAAGTGCTTTTTGAACATACAACAAAAGAAATTCTAGGTGATGTTAATGGCGTAACTGGTGTTCTCCTCGAAAATATATCCAAGGGTGAACTTGCGAAGAAGGATATAACCGGATTCTTTGTAGCAATAGGACACCAACCCAATTCTGATATTTTTAAACCTTGGATCGAAACTGATGAGGTTGGATATATTAAAACAATACCAGGTACTAGTAAAACTAATATCTCGGGAGTATTTGCTTGTGGTGATGTTCAGGATCCACACTATCGTCAGGCAATTACCGCTGCAGGATCTGGTTGCATGGCTGCTATTGATGCCGAAAGGTATATTGGAGAACGAAAGTTTTAA
- a CDS encoding aminotransferase class I/II-fold pyridoxal phosphate-dependent enzyme gives MDIFDKIKKGMGPIGQWQNQAHGYFAFPKLEGEIKPRMNFRGKEVLTWSLNNYLGLANHPEVRKADAEAAAQFGMAYPMGARMMSGQTRKHEELEQKLAAFVGKPAAYLLNYGYQGMVSIIDALLSRNDVVVYDSDAHACIIDGLRLFPGKRFVFPHNDIQSCRKQLERATRWAERTGGGILVITEGVFGMAGDLGNLKGIVELKNEFNFRLLVDDAHGFGTMGKTGAGTGEHFGVQDKIDIYFSTFAKSMAGIGGFVAAEEEVILYLTYNLRSQIYAKSLPMPMVYGALKRLELLQSKPELKEKLWEVVNALQKGLREMGFDIGKTESPVTPVYMVGGVPEAANLVFDLRENYGIFCSLVVYPVIPKGQILLRLIPTAVHSLDDVKQTIAAFAECRDKLLAGKYDKVKVAQF, from the coding sequence GTGGATATATTTGATAAGATCAAAAAAGGGATGGGTCCTATTGGACAGTGGCAGAATCAGGCTCATGGCTATTTTGCCTTTCCAAAACTTGAGGGGGAAATCAAACCAAGAATGAATTTTCGTGGAAAAGAAGTTCTTACATGGAGTTTGAATAACTATTTAGGGTTAGCGAACCACCCCGAGGTTCGTAAAGCTGATGCTGAAGCAGCAGCTCAATTCGGTATGGCGTATCCTATGGGTGCCCGAATGATGAGCGGTCAAACCCGTAAGCATGAGGAGTTGGAGCAAAAACTAGCTGCTTTTGTTGGAAAACCTGCAGCCTACCTTCTAAACTATGGCTATCAGGGTATGGTATCAATAATTGATGCTCTCCTTAGCAGGAATGATGTTGTTGTTTACGATTCAGATGCACATGCCTGTATAATTGATGGTTTAAGGCTATTTCCAGGTAAAAGGTTTGTTTTTCCACATAACGATATTCAAAGTTGCCGTAAACAATTAGAACGTGCAACTAGGTGGGCTGAAAGAACTGGCGGAGGTATTCTAGTTATTACAGAAGGAGTTTTTGGGATGGCCGGTGATTTAGGGAACCTAAAAGGAATTGTTGAACTTAAGAATGAATTTAACTTCCGTTTACTTGTTGATGATGCTCATGGATTTGGAACCATGGGTAAAACAGGTGCAGGTACTGGTGAACATTTTGGAGTTCAGGATAAAATTGATATCTACTTCTCCACATTCGCAAAAAGTATGGCAGGAATTGGTGGTTTTGTAGCTGCTGAGGAGGAGGTTATTTTATATTTAACCTATAATCTTCGTTCGCAGATATATGCAAAATCGCTTCCAATGCCGATGGTTTATGGAGCGCTTAAGCGTTTAGAACTTCTACAGTCCAAACCTGAACTTAAGGAAAAACTTTGGGAAGTGGTTAACGCCCTTCAAAAAGGTCTTAGGGAAATGGGATTTGATATTGGCAAAACTGAATCGCCAGTTACTCCTGTTTACATGGTAGGAGGAGTTCCAGAAGCTGCGAATCTAGTATTTGATCTGAGAGAGAATTATGGCATTTTTTGCTCATTAGTAGTATATCCTGTAATACCTAAAGGTCAAATTCTTTTACGCCTTATACCTACTGCTGTGCACTCATTAGATGATGTGAAGCAAACTATTGCTGCATTCGCTGAATGTCGCGATAAACTTTTAGCAGGAAAGTACGATAAAGTCAAAGTTGCTCAATTCTAA